From the genome of Phoenix dactylifera cultivar Barhee BC4 unplaced genomic scaffold, palm_55x_up_171113_PBpolish2nd_filt_p 000220F, whole genome shotgun sequence, one region includes:
- the LOC120105189 gene encoding uncharacterized protein LOC120105189: protein MVNGRCYFSRYVQFIATLVQSMSREQNDRVTATPFGHMLSLPYIKQSRPVLDTLLSFWDDVDEGFWFGKVLVPFLGSEFALILGLSATGDEVELYREGRVTSDLIIRFFDGDHKKAGRDAIENRLQLLVGKRGRQDVEDFTKLWVLYLFVTILFPTVHYNVPKALCSYIDDLGRLGSYSWGLAVFAFIRQQIPTISESVRRRNISGNGSGGYMDGCTVALVVWAVEHSNILLGSHRPPFMYPRLLRWSNAKFPRKVIEKLEPREEELHLLSRGRPLLEAPKEISQFPSSSQSEGPTLESLHTRLKVAERYFFLVDKRVSRIEKVLRDNGLLVDDENVKHDTDFTEVSEEHTAVEAKDKGVVEKDEIQDSADEVEVCNYLILIKIFFIIILSCLLDEMHIVIRLFGPLMLRVRKKVDLSP from the exons ATGGTCAATGGAAGGTGCTACTTCAGCCGCTATGTCCAATTTATTGCCACCCTTGTGCAGTCTATGTCTCGGGAGCAGAATGATAGGGTGACCGCAACTCCTTTTGGACATATGCTAAGTTTGCCCTATATCAAGCAGAGTAGGCCTGTCCTAGACACTTTGCTCTCTTTTTGGGATGATGTCGACGAAGGTTTTTGGTTTGGTAAAGTTTTAGTGCCTTTTTTAGGGAGTGAGTTTGCACTCATCCTTGGTTTGAGTGCCACGGGTGATGAAGTAGAATTGTATAGAGAGGGGAGGGTTACTTCTGACCTTATCATCCGTTTTTTTGATGGTGACCACAAAAAGGCCGGTAGGGATGCAATAGAAAATAGATTACAATTACTAGTTGGAAAGAGAGGACGACAAGATGTAGAGGATTTTACCAAATTATGGGTTTTATACCTCTTTGTCACTATTCTGTTTCCAACTGTACACTACAATGTTCCAAAGGCATTATGTTCATATATTGATGATTTAGGGCGGTTAGGTTCATATAGTTGGGGTCTTGCCGTTTTTGCTTTTATTCGGCAGCAGATACCTACTATATCCGAGAGTGTCAGGAGAAGGAACATCAGCGGGAATGGATCTGGTGGATATATGGATGGATGCACGGTGGCTTTGGTG GTATGGGCTGTTGAGCATTCGAATATCCTTTTAGGCAGCCACCGGCCACCGTTTATGTATCCACGTCTGTTGCGTTGGAGCAATGCCAAATTTCCTCGCAAG GTGATCGAGAAGCTAGAGCCTAGAGAGGAGGAGTTGCACCTTCTCTCGCGAGGAAGGCCACTATTAGAAGCTCCGAAAGAGATAAGTCAG TTTCCATCATCCAGCCAGAGTGAAGGACCTACATTGGAAAGCTTACATACCCGCTTAAAAGTGGCTGAGAGGTATTTCTTTTTGGTTGATAAGAGGGTGTCCAGAATTGAGAAGGTCCTCCGAGATAATGGTCTCTTAGTGGATGACGAAAATGTTAAGCATGATACAGATTTTACCGAG GTGAGTGAAGAGCATACTGCAGTTGAAGCTAAGGACAAAGGTGTAGTGGAGAAAGATGAGATTCAGGATAGTGCAGATGAGGTGGAGGTATGtaattatttgattttgataaaaattttttttatcattatacTATCTTGTTTATTAGATGAAATGCATATTGTTATCAGGTTATTTGGCCCACTGATGTTGAGGGTGAGAAAAAAGGTGGACCTATCTCCATGA
- the LOC120105187 gene encoding uncharacterized protein LOC120105187, with translation MELRKSIPLDKETSPPIELLEETTKFIDVERVETPKSKLKMARKHTYYGKGEGVLPMYHEEAIDFFLQENHMEHTIWEDADTLKPSCNGDAIEQLLHDGPLRSDVVNVYFRVMELWHREKTESVDNPSIFLRCEIQVLNHPKFFKTLLQIMCILT, from the exons ATGGAGCTCCGCAAGTCAATTCCACTCGACAAAGAAACATCACCCCCTATAGAG CTTTTAGAAGAAACCACTAAATTCATTGATGTTGAAAGAGTGGAGACGCCAAAGAGTAAACTGAAAATGGCAAGGAAACATACGTATTACGGGAAGGGGGAAGGTGTGCTCCCTATGTACCATGAAGAAGCTATTGATTTCTTCCTTCAAGAAAATCACATGGA GCACACCATTTGGGAGGATGCAGATACTTTGAAACCATCATGCAACGGTGATGCTATAGAGCAGCTCCTACATGATGGGCCACTACGCAGTGAT GTCGTCAACGTTTACTTTCGTGTCATGGAGCTTTGGCATCGAGAAAAGACTGAGTCTGTTGATAACCCATCTATATTCTTGCGCTGTGAAATACAAGTTTTGAATCACCCAAAATTTTTTAAGACTCTCCTACAAATTATGTGTATTCTGACATAA